The genomic DNA CACGCGCATGGCCGCCTTCGACAGTTCGCTTCTCACCCCAGCCGCATGAGACAAATGGGATCACCCACCGTCGGTGAGGCATACGTGCGCTGGTCGATCCGGTAACGGATACGCCGCCGATGGCACCACTCGGCAACCCATACGGCCTCCTCCACCGTCGTCGTCACCGATCCCGGAATTATCAATCGACTCAAGCACCGATCTACCAATATGGCAACCGTGCGCTGCTGAGGCAGAAATTTTCGCGCATCGAACGTCACCGGATTCGCGCGACCGTAGGACAGCGCCGATAACTCGGGGAACCGTTCGGGATCGTTCAGGACGCTGACCAGCCAGAGATGATCCACCCGGTCTTTCACCGATCCGGCATCCAGATGATGAAACCGGATCGGGAACCCGGCACAGGCGCGATTGAGAACCAGCACTTCCTGCCTTCGTAGATTACAGGCCAGCACATGTCGCCCGAGATCCAGGCTTTCCATGAGAAGGAGCGGAATCTCAGCCACCCCCGCGCCCACATATAGACTGGTGCCGCCCGGCTGTAGTCGCGGCAGGAGCGCCTTCGCCAGCTTCAGACCAAGCCGCTGACAAAGTCCGCGCTTCGCCGCCCAAAACTCATCCCCGCCTTCGTCACAATAAATCGGACCCAGTCGAGCGTAGTCGAGGCGCGCGAAGACCTCCCTCATCGCCCGCCGAGCGGCCGTCCCCACGTTCATCAGTTTACGGGCCATGATGCTCCACACCGGCCACACCTGTTGCCGCGATACCTGCGCCAACGACTACTGGGCTCATAAGATTGAGAGTTAACCTATCTCGCGTGTCGCTCGATTGACGGCAATGCGCATATCTGACGTTCGCCGCGACTGGACACTACCGAGGACGCCGCCAGGGCCTGCGCCTTCCACCACGGCACGGCGCCGTCACCATCGCAGGGGCCCGCTCTGCGCCCCCACCTGTGGATGGTTGAGAAGCCGCGCCATCACTGGCTACGCGACAATTTCTGTGCCGATACCCTTGTGGGTGAAGATTTCCAACAGAATGGCATGGGGCGTGCGGCCATCGATGATGTGCGCCTTCCCCACCCCCCCGGCCAAAGCATCCAGGCAGGCGTGAACTTTGGGTAACATGCCCTCGCTGATCGTGCCGCGCTTGACCATCCGCTGCACGTCTTTGCGGGAGACCGTCGGCAGGTGGCGACCATTGGCATCGCGGATGCCCTTCACATCGGTCAACATCACGAGTTTTTCCGCCTTCAATGCTGCGGCAATCGCGCCGGCCACGAGGTCGGCGTTGATGTTGTACGTATTGCCTTCCCGATCCGTTCCGATCGGCGCGATGACAGGGATGTAATTGTCTTCCTGGAGCTTCAAGAGCAGCGTGGGATCGATCGATTTCACGTCGCCCACAAACCCGAAATCGGCATCCGAATCATCCGAATCGAGGTCCTTTTCAATGCTTTCCGCCCAGGCCTTCGCCGTCAGCGGCTTGGTCAACATCAACCCGCCGTCCTTGCCGCTGAGTCCGACCGCTTGTCCGCCGTGTCGATTCAAGAGGTCGACGATTTCCATATTGATCCGGCCGGCCAGTACCATCTCCACAATTTCCATCGTGGCCGCGTCGGTCACTCGCACCCCGTGCCGAAACTTCGCGACCATTCCCAGTCGATCCAGCATCTGATCGATTTGCGGCCCCCCGCCATGCACGATCACGGGGTTGAGCCCGACATACTTCAGCAACACCACATTCTGGGCAAATCGCTCTTTCAGGGGCGCATCGGTCATCGCATGCCCCCCGTACTTGATGACGACCGTCTTGCCCTTGAAGGTGCGGATGTAGGGCAGGGCCTCGATCAGCACGTCCGCTTTCTTAATCAATTTGTTCATGCGCTCCCCCCGTCCAGCCTGCCGCTTACAGAATATAGCGGCTCAAGTCTTGATCCTTCACAATATTCTGCAAGCGCTCCCGCACATACCCGGCGTCCACGACGATGGTCTTTTCGTTCATCTCGGACCCTTCGAACGACACCTGTTCCAGCAACCGCTCCATGATCGTAAACAGCCGCCGGGCGCCGATGTTTTCCGTCCGCTCGTTGACCTGTACTGCCGTCGCCGCAATCTCCGCCAATCCGTCATCCGTAAACTCGACGGTGAGCCCTTCTGTCGCCATCAACGCCTGATACTGACGCACCAGCGCACCTCGCGGTTCGGTCAGGATACGCACGAAGTCGTCTTTGGTGAGCGGCGCCAACTCGACACGGATAGGGAACCGGCCCTGCAGTTCGGGAATCAAATCCGACGGCTTGGCGACATGAAACGCGCCCGCGGCGATGAAGAGAATATGGTCGGTCTGCACGGCGCCATGTTTCGTGCTGACCGTGGAACCTTCCACAATCGGCAGTAAGTCGCGCTGCACCCCTTCGCGGGACACATCCGGTCCCATCGCGCGCTCACGCCCGGCGATCTTGTCGATCTCATCCAAAAAGACAATGCCGGTCTGCTCGACCTTCGTGATGGCCTCCCGAACGACTTCGTCCATGTCGATCAGCTTTTGCGCTTCTTCCTGGGTGAGATGCTTCAGCGCATCGGGCACTTTCATCATCCGTTTCTTTTTCTTCCCTTGAAACATGCCGCCCAGCATGTCGCGCAAGTTCCCTTCAAGATCCTCCATGCCGCCGGCATTGGAAATCACCCCCAGCGGCAACGCTCGTTCCTTGACCTCTACTTCCACAGATCGCTGATCGAGTTTGCCCTCGCGCAGTTGCAGACGAAGCTTGGATCGCGTGGCATCCGGCGATTCGGTCGGCTCCGAAGCATCGGCACGCGCCCCGGAAGGTTCAAATCCAGGCGAAGCCGGACGGGACGGTGCACCAGGCAACAGGAGATCGAGGAGTCGCTCTTCTCCAAGGCGCGACGCCTTCCCCTGCACCTCTTCCAAGTGTTTGGTCTTCACCAAACTGATGGCCAGCTCGGTGAGATCACGAATAATCGATTCGACATCCCGGCCGACATACCCGACTTCGGTAAATTTGGAGGCCTCCACCTTGATGAAGGGCGCTTCGGCCAATTTCGCCAGGCGTCTGGCAATTTCGGTTTTCCCCACGCCGGTCGGCCCGATCATGATGATGTTCTTCGGCATGACCTCATCACGCAGCTCAGGAGCCAACCGCTGACGGCGCCAGCGGTTACGCAGGGCAATGGCGACCATACGCTTGGCATCGTGTTGACCGATGACATAGCGGTCCAGCGCTTCAACGATCTGGCGGGGCGTCAAGCTATTCACATTGAGGGGACGGGACGTCAATTCGGTCGTCATAGCAGGCAGATCCTAACGCGAGAGTGATTCGATCACAATCTGTTGGTTCGTATAAATGTCGATCCCGCCGGCGATCATCAGGGATTCCCGCACGACCTGTTCGGCGACCAGTTCGGAATGTCCCAGTAATGCACGAGCAGCGGCCAGTGCATAGGGTCCGCCCGACCCAATGGCCAAAATGCCGTCCTCGGGCTCAACTACATCTCCGGTTCCGGAAATGATGAAGGAGTGATCGAGGTCGGCAACGGCCAGCAATGCCTCCAAGCGCCGCAACACACGATCGGTCCGCCACTCCTTCGCCAGTTCCACGGCGGCCCTCGTCAGGTTTCCCCGATACTCGGCCAATTTGGCCTCGAACTTTTCAAACAGGGTGAAGGCATCGGCCGTCGCGCCGGCAAACCCCGCCAGCACCGTATCGCCGTGCATACGGCGCATTTTCCTGGCATTGTGCTTCATGACCGTAGTGCCGACCGTGACCTGTCCATCACAACCCATCGTCACCTGACTGTCTCGCCTCACACACAGCACCGTCGTGGATCGAATAATCATCGAGACCCCTTCTGCTTGATGACTTCGCTCGCCTCCGTGGTACGCACGGCACGAGGGTGAGTGCGATCGTATAACGCGAGCAGTTGGTCCGTCGCAAGATGTGTATATTTTTGTGTCGTACTGAGCGAGGCATGTCCAAGCATTTCCTGAATGGCACGCAGATCGGCGCCTTCATCCAGCAAATGCGTGGCAAACGAATGGCGCAAGGTGTGAGGATGAACCGCGCCTCCGGTCAGCTGCCGCGAATACTTGGCCACAATGCGCGCAATGGTTCTGGTGGTCAATCGTCCTCCGCGGCGGTTTCGAAAGACGGCCACGGGATCCGACGATTGCCCTGAGGACGGTCCCGCCACCATCGAGATCTGCGCGTGGTAGGCATCGATTGCCTCCAGGGCAATGCTGCCCAGCGGAATGACCCGTTCTTTCCGCCCCTTCCCGCGCACGCGCACCAGTCCTTCGCTCCGGCTGATATCGTCGCAATTCATGCCGACCAACTCGCTGACGCGAGCCCCCGTGGAATACAAGGTCTCGAGGATCGCACGATCCCGTACCCCTTCCCGCTCCGTTCCACCGGGGAACTCCATCAACGCACCGGCATCGTCTTTCGTGAGGACCTGGGGAAGGTGCTTGGGAAGTTTCGGGGCGCGCACATCCTCTGCGGGGTTCACTTCCAACTGCCCGATGCGCACCAGATACCGGAAGAAACTGCGCAGACAGGCCAGCTTTCTCGCCAACGAGGTCTTCTTTTCCCCCTTGCGATCACGTGCGGCGAGAAATTCGCGAATCAGAGCCGGTGTCACCGCGTGAGGAGCCAGCGGCCCGCCCGGCTTCAGCACCCCCAGCGCGAAGGCGTGGAACTGAGCCAGGTCGGACGCATAGGCACGAATAGTTTGGGGGGACGCGCTCTGCTGGACAGAAAGGACGTCTAGGAAAGTCCGGATTGCGCGATCCATGCGTCAAAATCCTCAACAGCTCGTTGCTGGATGAGACGCCGCTTCTGATCCTTGTCGCGCGTCTTGACGGTGACAGGCGGGAACAGCCCGAAGTTCGTATTCATCGGCTGAAAATGGGCCGGATCGCTCTTGGTAATATGCGCAATCAAACAACCGTGGGCGCTGTTCGGCGGCGGAGTCACCAACGGCTGGTCCGCCAGGCCTCGCGCCGCATTGATGCCTGCTATCCCTCCCATCGCGGCCGACTCGGTGTACCCTTCGACCCCGACCAATTGTCCGGCAAAAAATACGGTGCCACGGGACTTGAGCTGGAGCGTCTCGCGCAGCAATTGCGGCGAGTTGATGAAGGTGTTGCGATGGAGACTGCCGAGCCGTAGAAATTCGGCATTCTCCAGCCCCGGAATGAGACGAAACACCCGTCGCTGCTCCGGATACGTCAGTTTGGTCTGAAACCCGACCATGTTGTAACAAGTCCCATGCGCGTTCTCGGTACGAAGCTGCACCACGGCGTAGGGGCGCACGCCTGTCTTCGGATGCTCCAGCCCGACCGGCTTGAGCGGTCCGAACTGCATGGTCTGCCGACCACGCTCGGCCATGACTTCAATCGGGATACAACTTTCAAAATAGGCAATTTTCTCGAACTCTTTCGGCTGGACCTTCTCGGCCGTCATCATCGCGTCGTACAACGCATTGTACGCAGCTTCATCCAGCGGGCAATTGAGGTAATCAGCCCCCCCCTTGCCGTACCGTGACGCACGATAGACGATGTCCATGTTGATCGACTCCGCATCGATAATGGGCGAAATCGCGTCAAAGAAATAGAGATGCCGCTCGTGCGTCAATTCGCTGATGGCTTTCGATAACTTTTCCGACGTGAGCGGACCGGTCGCGATGATGCAGACGGCGTCCTGCGGGATCTCCGTGACTTCCTCACGCATGATCCGGATGTTCGGATGCCCCTCCAGCGCCTGCGTGATCACCCGGGCGAACTGCTCGCGATCGACCGCTAACGCCGAGCCGGCCGGCACACGCGCCTCCTCCGCCGCACGAATCACTAGCGAGTTCAGGCGACGCATCTCCGTCTTCAGAATGCCGGGCGCATTGAGCGGATCGGCGGATCCAAGGGAGTTCGAACAGACGAGCTCTGCCAGATCACCTGTCTTATGTGCTTTGGTCATCTCTTTGGGGCGCATTTCGTAGAGCGTCACCTTGGCGCCACGATTCGCTGCCTGCCAGGCGGCTTCTGTGCCGGCCAGACCACCCCCGATGATCACGATGTCTTCACGCATGAATGGGAAACCTTTGAAAAGATGGAAGGAGGCCCATTGTAAGAATCGCCTTTTCTCGATGTCAAGAAACGGGAAGCAGACCAATCGGCAGGCCTGCCGGAAAAGGCCCTCTGAGTTTGTTGCTCCTTTTTGCCAGACCGTGCTAGACTCTGGCCGCGTGGGCGATTAGCTCAGGGGGAGAGCGCTTCCTTCACACGGAAGAGGCCACTGGTTCGATACCAGTATCGCCCACCAATTTTTCAACGACTTCCGAGACAGTACTCTCCGACACACGCAGCACTGTGGTCATTTTTGTGTCACGGTGTGACCGTCGGTCCAGAATCTCCACTCCATCTCGCAGGCTTTCCGGGTAATGATGCGCATAGCGTTGCGTCATCATCGGAGACTTGTGCCCGAGGAGCCGTTGCACCTTGTAGAGATCCACTCCCGACTGGACCAGCCGCGTCGCAAAGGTGTGGCGGAGGTCATGGAAATGGCAGTTCACGATGCCAGCCTTTGCCATCGCAGGCCGTAATGCCCGTCGCAGATGGTTGGGATCTAACCGTGTACCGGCAAGACTTGGAAAGACCAGTGCGGTTTTGATGTGCCGCACTTTGGCCTTCTCCGTCAGAAGCGCCATCATAGTGTGATTCAATGGCACAGTCCGCCGCTCCCCGTTTTTGGACTCAAACACAGTCGCAGTTCTTCGGAACAGATCCACGCCAGTCCAGGTCAGTGACAGGATCTCACCCAGCCGCATCCCGCTATGGAGCGCGAACACCACGAGCTCGCGTAACCACGACGGACAGGCATCGAGCAATCGCGCCTCCTCGTCCTCCATCAGCCACCGGTCTCGTTTCGTCACGCCCTTTTCGAGAGACACGCGGCTGACCGGATTGTCTCGGCACCATTCCCATTCCCGCTTCGCCAGGTTGAAGGCCTTTCTCAAGCAGGTGAGCTCTCGATTGATCGAGGCAGGTTTCACCCCGGCAGCATACCGTCGGCTTTTATACTCCACGATCAGCTTGGGGGTAATCTCGCCGAGCGTCCGCTCTCCGAAGAAGGCACGGAAGCGCTTGACGAAGGCATGTCCGGTTTGTCGGCTGGCCAATTTCACGAGGTGCTCTCGCTCAAAGCGATCCATCAATTCCGCGAAGGTTCGAGACTGTTCCTCCGCCCGCTCAAAATACTGCCCTTCGATCAATTGCACCTTCACCTTCGCCATGATGGCGTCAGCCAAGGCTCGATTCGATGACCCTGTCGACCGGCGAATGCGTTGCCCCTGAAACACGATATTCATCCACCAAATATTCCCTCGCTTAACGAGCCCCATCGTTGTTCTCCTTTCCAAGAGGGCTCGCTGTTGGTCTGGTTTCCCCGTGGCGAGGAGTATAGACGGCGCGTTTGGCCGCTTCAATGAGGTGGTCTACGTCACCAGCTTTATGGCGCGGCGCGCGCGGAGGCCTGTGACGAGTGCCGGAAGAAAAGCCATTGAGCCAGGACTGAATGGCCTCAGGTTCAAAGCGAACGAGGCCATGAATGCGACGGCAAGGAATCTTGCTCTTGGAAACCCAGAGATAGAGTGTGGATTCTTTGATATTGAGCCAAGCCGAGAGCTCTTTGACGGTAAGCATGTGCAGATACACCGGGGGAGTCTGCCGACACCCCCAGTCCCCCTAACATGGGCTGCCCGCGTGGCCGCCGGCAGTCCGGTGAAACCGAGTGGGTTGCTTGAGCAAGCTCCGGTGTCGGTCCTTCCACCTGGAGATGCCCCTGACAATTTCGTTCAGTAGCCATTCTTCCCCTCCAGGGGTGGCACAAATGACCGCCAACATCGGCGTCAGGGTGTCACTCACCCATCGTTTCACGTTTTGCAGGGTCTGCACCTGCTTCTCCTGGGCCAATCGCCCCTTCTGAAATCCCTCCGTCAGGAGGGCGTACCACTCCAACACTGGAGCCCGGTACCGTTCTTCATCCTCGGCATCCTTCGGAATCTGCCGGAAATCCACATACGATCTCAGTAAGCCAACTACCAACTCCTTCCAATCGGCTTCATCTAAACTGGCTAATGCTCTCGCGCATTGTTCGGCGCGATCCTTCTTGAGTTCTAATTCCCACCGTGTCCCGTAGTCCTGCCAGTTCTCATGTCCTTTGCTCTGAAGTTCGAGCCGCTTGTCATAAATCCGCAAGAGGGTCTGACTCTGCGGACTCCCAAAGTACATCGTCTCGCCGGTCGTGGCCCCGCTCCCATGCGTCAGGTTGGAGACGATATGCCGGACCTGAGCCGCACGCGTCACACATTGACTTGCCGAGACGGCTTCGCGAATGGTCGAGACCGGCACCGTTCCTGCCCGATCATCGAGCGCACAGTCGATCCGCGTCACATGGCCCTGTTGAGCATGCACCCACTTGAGGAGGGTTCGGATCTGATCCAGTGTCAGGGCGGACGCCAGGCCGCCCGACAAATCCACATGGATTTCATTCGGACGACGAGGCGCATTCGTGCCCAGTTTTCCGACGCCGCGTAGCCCGTCTGCCCGCATCCAGGACAAGGGATAGCCTCGAAATCCACCTTTGGCCTTGCTCCAATCGCCACCGAGGACCTTCATGGTTTCTTGGGGATTGGTGGCCAGGACCGTAAAGGCGAGCCAATCAATGGTGAGGGTGAAGCTCGAATCCATAGAATCTATCGAACTCCTGTACGGAGCGCTGTGGGTAGCGCCCCCGTGTTACCAAGACGGGGGCCATTCCGCTCCGCCCCGCAGCCTATCGGCATGCGGCGCGGACCGGCTTCGCCTCCCGGTGACGGACGACCGTGTTGCTCTAAACAGGGCTCCATTCGGAGTGTCTTCTCGTCCTTGTGATCGTTCCGGTGCATGCTCAGACCTTATGCAAACGCCACCACGCAGTAAAGAACCCTCTAGAGGACAGGAGGGGTCACGAGGGGACAAATAGCGGACAGATTATCGAATGGCAGATGGGGGAAGGGAAGTAGGCATAAGCATGCTTATGTGCGCTTTGCTGCGCTGGTGGCGGCTGCAACGCATATGCCTTTGGATCGGCTATACGATAGGCGAAAGAAAATCGAACTGTCGCAAGGTGCGAAAAAAAAAGTTACAAAGAACAAGAGTCAGTCAAATTTGATTGGCGGATGTGAATGTCACGCTACCTATGTGCAGGTCAGCAATCGCGAAGAAAGAAATCCGTCGCTAGAGACTTGGGCTTTGGTGGCGGCATTGCAGAATAGTGCGTGATGAGCGAGCTTCCCCAGGGACAGTGTGGATGTGTCGCCCCGAGGCGGCGATTTACCAGGAAGTTGGGAAATTAGTCAACCGTACGGAATAACGCTGCTCCTCAATCATTCTGAACCAAGTTCGGAAAACCATCCATGAAGGTCTGCCCTAATATGGTTACTGCTGGCCTACGATCAGAAGGTGTCTGGATCTCAACTGCAGTCCACGCTTCACTCAAATCTCCCTGCATCTTCTTCTGAAGAATGACGACAAAGCGGCGTTTTGTCGTGGTGACGAAAATACCCACGGTGGGGGTCTTTTCATCGATTACGCGGAATTCAACCTTGCCTCCACCCTGGACGGCTGTACAGAATGCTCTACCTAGAGTCTTGGTTTCTTGTCGCCATGCGGCGACTGGTTCGTCCCGGAGGTGAAGCGGAAATTTTGCCTTACGTACCGTCTTTTCGCAGGCACTGTCGTACTCTCTCCATTTGATCTCTTCTGCAAGCTTTTCTGTGATCTCCTTTCTCCTGTCTCTGACATTTCGGTGCAAGTCTCTAGCGAGCCACTGGAGTTCCGAATATTCATTGGAATTGGTTTCCTCATGTTCTCCGAGTGGGAGTTCATTGGACAGACTTTGCAGAATGTCGAGGCCTTCCTGGCTTTCTGGCACTTTGTAAATCGCGTTCAACATCATGTCTAAAAATTTTTGACAGTCGTCAAGTTGTCGGGAAATCGGCACCTCTATTGGGTAGGTATCACGGTGAGTATTAACCATAGAAGCACTGTCACCTGTAGACCGGCTTTCCCCTTCATAATCCAGGGCGCCAGAAGCCTCGCCTACGGAAAAGGTATAGTGCGCATCGAAATACATGTTTGGCAGGTCGGGGGGGAATGGCGGTAAGGGCACTGCGTTCTGAACGGCTTGACGCGCAGCATGGTCGTATTGCTCATTCCCGGATGACTGCTCGACCGTCACGCTACTGATCCGCCCATCCCGTTCCAGGCGGAATCCCACCACAGCCGTCATACCTCTTCCGGATTTATCCACTGGTGGAGATGTCCAGAACCCGGCGATTCTAGCTTGCACACGCGCCAAATAAGGGTTGGACCCAGTCCCCCCTGCTACCCGCAGTCGAGCATCGGGTTTGGTGCGAGGAATGCTGGCGGCCACCGGGGGAGCGATCACGGCCGGCTGCGGCTCGCGAAACATCGGCTTTGCTTCCCGTATCGAGTCGGAAAATTTCCCTCGCGGAGTCGTATGCGACAAGAGCTTACAGGGCTTGTTTACCTCTGGCTGGTAAGCGTTGGACGAGGGTATCTCTGCGGCAATGGCCGATTGAGAGGTATTCCATATCTCTCCAACTAATGAGAAAGCGGATCCAAAGAGAAGGGTTACAATAATGAACAGCACCCGGTAGGTCAGATGACTAGTGGAGTCGATCTCTCCCATCTTCACACCCCTCTGCCTTTTCTTTCTGAGTACACACCTTCGCCTTTTGAGCTAATGGCTCCATCTTGCCAGACAACATATCGGCAATTTTCATTCGCTGATATTTCGTAAAGTCAGATTTGTAGTCAGTCACTTTATAGTCATCATAGTTGTAATAGACGGCAAAGGTGAATGATTCATATCCCCTCTCGCCCACCTTGGCATGTAGAAGCGCCCGACATTTGTAGTCAGGGATATTCTTACTAACATCCTCTGGGTAAGTGACCCTCGTCTGAATCAGTGGCGTCGTTTCTTCCGGCCATCCGTTCTTGACTAACTCCTTGAGTGTGATCTTTTGTAGATCGCTCCTAGCTGCGGCGTTCCCACAGCTATATCCATCAAACACCGGCCCGAGAAGGGAACATCCAATAATCTGAGTGGCGACAATCAAACTGGCGACGATTAAAAATATACATTGGGTCATTCCTTTTCCCCCAACCTTTTCACCAAGCCAACCCCAAAATCGCTTCACGCCCATTGGGGATGGCATAGTAGCCTCTTTGCGATCAGTTGGGAAGTAAGTGGGGGTCGCTATAGCCGGTGTCGGATTGTTCAATTTTCGTCACTCGCATTGGAAGAAATGGATGGTACCCCTTGGCGAGACCTGCGCTCCTGAATAAAGCCCTCTACAGACATCGCCCCTATTGGCGGAGATGTGTATTCTCAGGAAGTAGATTTCCATTTCCGCAAGCCAAGATGTGTCATCTGAATGACTAGGTGGGGGAAGACCTTATATTCAAAGACGCGGGACAGCCGTAGACGAAAAGTTGCCTGATCCATTTATACAACTGCGCCGATTCGGCTGAATGTCGCCTTGCAACTCTGTTTGACTTGACCCAACACAGATAAAGGGGGCCATTATGGAGCACGTATACGAGGACTTAGTTTGTTGGAGAATCACCCGCGATCCACTCATTTTTGCGAGCCGTCAGTATAACATCGGGGGGAATCACAGCTGCCCCGATATGGTTGCGCTGAATCTGAGAAACAAAGAGGTTTGGATTGTCGAGGTGTCTACCAACTCGGTTCCCAAAGACTTGGCCTGCCGTATTAATGATCGGGATGAGCACTGGATCGTTAAGCTAAAGGAGATGTTAATTCAGGGCAACTCGCTTGTTGATGAATCTTGGCGGTTCATTGTGAAGGCATTTATAAGGCGGGATGTCGCAACAGGATTCAAAAGGATGCTGGGTGGCACCATACCCCCCAATGTTGAGATTAATATAATCGAAGACCTGGGTTTTTTATGGAGCGAAGATTGGTGGAAATGGGACAAGCAAGGATCTTGAATTTGGAAAGCAGGACACTATCGCAAAGCGCGTGATGTCATGGGCGCGCTAATCATAGTCATAGCGAACCTCAAGTTGCATTTCGGATGAAGGATAGGAACCGAAGTGGTCTCTTACGCAGGACATCAACTATCCAGAGTGACCACTTCCCTCTCCTGACTACTTGGTTTGTGCTCCATGCCGCTGATTAGGCTATGTAATGTCATCCCCCCCGCCGGACACGTTTTCTGGAACCTTCATGCTGTGCTTTGCCCATCGCGATTAGTCCGACCAAACCGCGATACCCATAAATGCCCGCCCGGATCAGGTTATGGCGTATGTTGCTTCGTGCCATGAAGTGGCTTGGGGATCAATCAGCTGCGTGTGAGCAGGCGGGCAAACTCGGCGGCTGAAATGACCGGAACGCCGCTGTACTCTGAAGCAACGAAATCCTTGTCGCCGGTGACAAAATAGTGAGGCTGAGGGTGGGTCGCCAGCAGGTCTAGAAACAGCCGATCCCGTTCATCACGAATCGGAGCGGTGCTTGTCGCCGGGACTACCAGGTCGGCTTGCACTCTCAACTCAGCCAGCCAGTTCATCGGCGCGATGGCGGCATGCATAAAGTAACGTTGGAGGGTAGGACGGCGGAGGACTGCGATCAGTTCTGCCAAAGTGGCCTCACTCATGACAGCCACGATCTGTCCAGATCGAATAGCATTTAGGATGAGGGCGGGGGCACTGGTACGGGACATCAACCCCGACACCAGGATATTGGTGTCAAGAACGACGCGCACGCTGCGCTCGCACTGCCGCGACTTCAGCCGCGATTTGCTCCGCTGTGAGAGGGCCCAACTCTTGGACGGCACGGCGCAGTTTTCGAACCATCTGCCCAAATCGTTGGCGACTGGCCTGGCGTTCCGGAGATTCCAAAATGACCATGTTTGCGCCCCGTCGAATCGATACGGGCTTGCCCCATCCCTTGACCCAGGAGGAGGGAATCACCACGCCTTCTTTAGTGTACTTCACGGCTTTCATCGGCAACGCATCCAGTGTATCCGCAGGCAGTATACCATGGTACTGCGGCTCCGTAGTCAACGGTCGGCGATTTTGCGAGCCGCTCGACCGTCGTTCATGACTGCATGTTCAGACTGCCCGATTTCGACCATCCCCTGCTGGTTCACGATCCTGTAATCCGAGGCCAGTTCACTGTGGTCATTTTTGTGTCAGAAATTATCTAAAACCTTAAAATCTCCTGTACACAGTAGAAGCGATAGAAAGCTCGTAACCACCTGACATGTAACGCTTTTGTGGGGAAACCATTGCAACAGCGAACAATTCAAAAATCTAGCTTTTCCCCTTCACACGGAAGAGGCCACTGGTTCGATACCAGTATCGCCCAC from Nitrospira sp. ND1 includes the following:
- the argB gene encoding acetylglutamate kinase; translated protein: MNKLIKKADVLIEALPYIRTFKGKTVVIKYGGHAMTDAPLKERFAQNVVLLKYVGLNPVIVHGGGPQIDQMLDRLGMVAKFRHGVRVTDAATMEIVEMVLAGRINMEIVDLLNRHGGQAVGLSGKDGGLMLTKPLTAKAWAESIEKDLDSDDSDADFGFVGDVKSIDPTLLLKLQEDNYIPVIAPIGTDREGNTYNINADLVAGAIAAALKAEKLVMLTDVKGIRDANGRHLPTVSRKDVQRMVKRGTISEGMLPKVHACLDALAGGVGKAHIIDGRTPHAILLEIFTHKGIGTEIVA
- the hslU gene encoding ATP-dependent protease ATPase subunit HslU — protein: MTTELTSRPLNVNSLTPRQIVEALDRYVIGQHDAKRMVAIALRNRWRRQRLAPELRDEVMPKNIIMIGPTGVGKTEIARRLAKLAEAPFIKVEASKFTEVGYVGRDVESIIRDLTELAISLVKTKHLEEVQGKASRLGEERLLDLLLPGAPSRPASPGFEPSGARADASEPTESPDATRSKLRLQLREGKLDQRSVEVEVKERALPLGVISNAGGMEDLEGNLRDMLGGMFQGKKKKRMMKVPDALKHLTQEEAQKLIDMDEVVREAITKVEQTGIVFLDEIDKIAGRERAMGPDVSREGVQRDLLPIVEGSTVSTKHGAVQTDHILFIAAGAFHVAKPSDLIPELQGRFPIRVELAPLTKDDFVRILTEPRGALVRQYQALMATEGLTVEFTDDGLAEIAATAVQVNERTENIGARRLFTIMERLLEQVSFEGSEMNEKTIVVDAGYVRERLQNIVKDQDLSRYIL
- the hslV gene encoding ATP-dependent protease subunit HslV, with the protein product MIIRSTTVLCVRRDSQVTMGCDGQVTVGTTVMKHNARKMRRMHGDTVLAGFAGATADAFTLFEKFEAKLAEYRGNLTRAAVELAKEWRTDRVLRRLEALLAVADLDHSFIISGTGDVVEPEDGILAIGSGGPYALAAARALLGHSELVAEQVVRESLMIAGGIDIYTNQQIVIESLSR
- a CDS encoding tyrosine recombinase XerC, with the translated sequence MDRAIRTFLDVLSVQQSASPQTIRAYASDLAQFHAFALGVLKPGGPLAPHAVTPALIREFLAARDRKGEKKTSLARKLACLRSFFRYLVRIGQLEVNPAEDVRAPKLPKHLPQVLTKDDAGALMEFPGGTEREGVRDRAILETLYSTGARVSELVGMNCDDISRSEGLVRVRGKGRKERVIPLGSIALEAIDAYHAQISMVAGPSSGQSSDPVAVFRNRRGGRLTTRTIARIVAKYSRQLTGGAVHPHTLRHSFATHLLDEGADLRAIQEMLGHASLSTTQKYTHLATDQLLALYDRTHPRAVRTTEASEVIKQKGSR
- the trmFO gene encoding methylenetetrahydrofolate--tRNA-(uracil(54)-C(5))-methyltransferase (FADH(2)-oxidizing) TrmFO, with amino-acid sequence MREDIVIIGGGLAGTEAAWQAANRGAKVTLYEMRPKEMTKAHKTGDLAELVCSNSLGSADPLNAPGILKTEMRRLNSLVIRAAEEARVPAGSALAVDREQFARVITQALEGHPNIRIMREEVTEIPQDAVCIIATGPLTSEKLSKAISELTHERHLYFFDAISPIIDAESINMDIVYRASRYGKGGADYLNCPLDEAAYNALYDAMMTAEKVQPKEFEKIAYFESCIPIEVMAERGRQTMQFGPLKPVGLEHPKTGVRPYAVVQLRTENAHGTCYNMVGFQTKLTYPEQRRVFRLIPGLENAEFLRLGSLHRNTFINSPQLLRETLQLKSRGTVFFAGQLVGVEGYTESAAMGGIAGINAARGLADQPLVTPPPNSAHGCLIAHITKSDPAHFQPMNTNFGLFPPVTVKTRDKDQKRRLIQQRAVEDFDAWIAQSGLS
- a CDS encoding site-specific integrase, with amino-acid sequence MGLVKRGNIWWMNIVFQGQRIRRSTGSSNRALADAIMAKVKVQLIEGQYFERAEEQSRTFAELMDRFEREHLVKLASRQTGHAFVKRFRAFFGERTLGEITPKLIVEYKSRRYAAGVKPASINRELTCLRKAFNLAKREWEWCRDNPVSRVSLEKGVTKRDRWLMEDEEARLLDACPSWLRELVVFALHSGMRLGEILSLTWTGVDLFRRTATVFESKNGERRTVPLNHTMMALLTEKAKVRHIKTALVFPSLAGTRLDPNHLRRALRPAMAKAGIVNCHFHDLRHTFATRLVQSGVDLYKVQRLLGHKSPMMTQRYAHHYPESLRDGVEILDRRSHRDTKMTTVLRVSESTVSEVVEKLVGDTGIEPVASSV